In one window of Gloeomargarita sp. SKYB120 DNA:
- a CDS encoding NAD(P)/FAD-dependent oxidoreductase, producing the protein MQQVEARLRQVSDDLWQQLQRAERAWAALRQGQAMQAIPVGGAGKGTWQVGRPAIQVTETANAVGPVDWDVVVAGGTLGLLLAWGLRRRGYRVALLERGPVQGRRQEWNISRVELQVLVDLELLTPAELTQVIVTEYNPVRIALHQVGEWWTRDVLNLGVRPDLLLEICKQKFADNGGYIGEHQAIQAIEIAPDGVKVITAQSHYTGRLLIDMMGHFSPLTQLARRGEKPDGICLVVGGCAQGFPAREYGDLMATTTPIINHCQYFWEAFPAQDGRTTYLFTYVDCHPQRPALTDLFATYFEQLPAYQGVDLEQLTWQRFVFGFFPSYRRSPLGSHWPRILPVGDSSGMQSPLSFGGFGTFLRHLRRLVQGIAEALQWDALDRDSLRLLQPYQPNLSVTWLFQQVMRVPLAADMAPNEVNEVLGTAFEVMAAAGDAVMKPFLQDVIQFSSLSHILLGMMRQNPGLILRVMQRLGLGSLVDWTGHYGMLALYTFLAQHAPTHKAENYWQARRREQYRYGSGLDYRET; encoded by the coding sequence GTGCAGCAGGTTGAAGCACGATTGCGCCAGGTTTCCGACGACCTTTGGCAACAGTTGCAACGGGCGGAACGGGCATGGGCGGCCCTGCGCCAGGGACAGGCAATGCAAGCAATACCCGTGGGCGGCGCTGGCAAAGGCACTTGGCAAGTCGGACGTCCAGCGATTCAGGTCACGGAGACGGCCAATGCTGTCGGGCCGGTGGATTGGGACGTGGTAGTGGCCGGTGGCACGCTGGGGTTGTTGCTGGCGTGGGGTTTGCGGCGACGGGGGTATCGGGTGGCGCTGCTGGAACGGGGACCGGTGCAAGGACGACGCCAAGAGTGGAATATCTCGCGGGTGGAATTGCAGGTTTTAGTGGACTTGGAACTGCTCACCCCAGCCGAATTGACCCAGGTCATTGTCACGGAATATAACCCGGTGCGCATCGCGTTGCATCAGGTGGGGGAGTGGTGGACACGGGATGTGCTGAATCTGGGGGTGCGGCCGGATCTACTGCTGGAGATATGCAAACAAAAGTTTGCAGATAACGGGGGCTACATTGGTGAACATCAAGCTATTCAAGCGATTGAAATTGCCCCAGACGGAGTTAAAGTGATCACGGCCCAATCCCACTACACTGGCCGGTTGTTGATTGACATGATGGGGCATTTTTCCCCCTTGACCCAACTGGCACGACGGGGCGAAAAACCGGATGGCATTTGTCTCGTGGTTGGGGGATGCGCTCAAGGTTTTCCGGCCAGGGAATATGGTGACTTAATGGCCACAACTACGCCTATCATTAACCATTGCCAGTATTTTTGGGAGGCGTTTCCGGCCCAGGATGGTCGCACGACGTATCTGTTTACCTATGTGGATTGCCATCCCCAGCGCCCGGCCTTAACCGATTTATTTGCCACTTATTTTGAGCAGTTGCCGGCCTATCAGGGGGTGGATTTAGAGCAGTTAACCTGGCAACGGTTTGTGTTTGGGTTTTTCCCGAGTTATCGCCGCAGTCCCTTGGGGAGTCATTGGCCCCGTATCTTGCCGGTCGGCGATAGCAGTGGGATGCAGTCACCCTTAAGTTTTGGGGGATTTGGGACATTTTTGCGTCATCTGCGCCGCTTGGTCCAGGGCATTGCGGAGGCCTTGCAGTGGGACGCGCTAGACCGCGATAGTTTGCGTTTATTGCAACCCTATCAACCCAATCTGTCGGTGACATGGCTGTTTCAACAGGTGATGCGGGTGCCGCTCGCTGCCGATATGGCCCCCAATGAAGTGAATGAAGTTTTGGGAACGGCGTTTGAGGTGATGGCTGCAGCCGGCGATGCGGTGATGAAACCCTTTTTGCAAGATGTCATCCAGTTTTCAAGTTTGAGTCACATCCTGCTGGGAATGATGCGCCAAAATCCGGGTTTAATCCTGCGTGTGATGCAACGTTTAGGCCTTGGTTCACTGGTGGATTGGACGGGGCATTACGGGATGCTGGCGCTCTATACCTTCTTGGCCCAGCACGCTCCTACCCATAAAGCAGAAAACTATTGGCAAGCGCGGCGACGAGAACAATATCGCTACGGTAGCGGGTTGGATTATCGAGAGACATAA
- the trpC gene encoding indole-3-glycerol phosphate synthase TrpC gives MTPVRRNAPFSQQLARLGYHLNDPDARAQNILEAIVWAKEAEVERLREQTPLPELQKQVLTAPPPRDFLAALQSPPHPALIAEVKKASPSKGVIRADFDPVAIAQAYARAGARCLSVLTDQEFFQGSWEYLRQIRQVVSLPLLCKEFILYPYQIYLARCHGADAVLLIAAILSDQDLRYFLRIVQGLGMTALVEVHTLGELERVLQIPGVRLVGINNRNLQDFHTDLQVTETLLAQKLTALQEREIVIVSESGIHTPADVLRVKHAGAHAILVGESLMKQPDVEQAVRHLLTGVDESLE, from the coding sequence ATGACGCCGGTTCGTCGCAATGCGCCGTTTTCGCAACAGTTGGCTCGCTTGGGGTATCACTTGAACGACCCAGACGCCCGTGCCCAAAACATCCTGGAAGCGATTGTCTGGGCCAAGGAGGCCGAGGTGGAACGGCTGCGGGAACAGACGCCCCTACCGGAGTTGCAAAAGCAAGTCTTGACCGCGCCCCCACCCCGTGATTTTTTAGCCGCGTTGCAATCTCCCCCCCATCCCGCGCTAATTGCCGAAGTGAAAAAGGCATCGCCCAGCAAAGGGGTGATTCGCGCTGATTTTGACCCAGTCGCCATTGCCCAAGCCTACGCCCGCGCTGGTGCTCGTTGTTTATCAGTGCTAACCGACCAGGAATTTTTCCAGGGTAGTTGGGAGTATTTGCGGCAAATTCGCCAGGTGGTTTCGCTGCCGTTGTTGTGCAAGGAATTTATCCTTTATCCCTACCAAATCTACCTGGCCCGGTGTCATGGGGCGGATGCTGTTTTACTGATTGCGGCCATCCTATCGGACCAGGATTTGCGGTATTTTTTGCGAATCGTTCAGGGGTTGGGGATGACGGCGCTGGTGGAGGTGCATACGCTGGGGGAATTGGAGCGGGTGCTGCAAATTCCAGGGGTGCGTTTGGTAGGTATCAACAATCGCAATTTGCAGGACTTTCACACGGATTTGCAGGTGACCGAAACGCTATTGGCACAAAAATTAACTGCCCTGCAAGAGCGCGAGATAGTTATTGTGAGTGAATCGGGTATCCATACGCCAGCGGATGTTTTACGGGTCAAACACGCCGGCGCTCACGCCATTTTGGTGGGGGAATCTTTGATGAAACAACCGGATGTGGAACAGGCGGTGCGGCATTTGCTCACGGGGGTTGACGAGTCGTTAGAATAG
- the lpdA gene encoding dihydrolipoyl dehydrogenase, producing MDFDLVIIGAGVGGHGAALRAVELGLKTAIVEVAEMGGTCVNRGCIPSKALLAAAGRLRQLQDAQTLKALGISVSQVQVDREGMAQHAQQIVTKIRGDLTRSLERLGVTILHGWGKVLEPQKVSVTQGGQETVVTARHVLLATGSYPWVPPGIEIDHETVFTSDDALQLRWLPPWIAIIGSGYIGLEFADIYTALGCEVTMIEALDRLMPTFDPDIARLAQRVLLEERDVDTRVGMLAQKITPGRPVVVELADAQTKELKEVLEVDAALVATGRLPATDNLGLENLGIERHKRGFIPVNEHFNVLKNGEPIPTLWAIGDAIGTMMLAHAAAAQGRVAVENMVGASKTVNYRAIPAAAFTHPEISFVGLTEPQAQELGEREQFPVKAVRSYFKANSKAIAEGEAEGLAKVIYRPDTGELLGVHVIGPHAADLIQEAAAAIATQTPVHQLADIVHTHPTLTEVLDEAFKRASLDVMKSRHQP from the coding sequence ATGGACTTTGACCTGGTAATTATCGGCGCCGGTGTCGGCGGTCATGGGGCGGCTCTGCGGGCGGTGGAACTGGGCCTAAAGACGGCCATTGTAGAAGTTGCCGAGATGGGGGGCACCTGCGTCAACCGCGGCTGTATTCCATCCAAGGCGTTGCTGGCGGCGGCGGGACGGTTACGGCAATTGCAGGATGCCCAGACCCTAAAAGCGCTGGGGATTTCCGTATCCCAGGTGCAGGTCGACCGGGAAGGGATGGCACAGCACGCTCAGCAAATCGTAACGAAAATTCGGGGGGATTTGACACGCTCGCTAGAACGGCTGGGCGTCACCATACTGCACGGCTGGGGAAAGGTGCTGGAACCGCAAAAGGTAAGCGTGACCCAAGGGGGGCAAGAGACGGTGGTGACCGCTCGGCATGTGTTGCTGGCTACCGGTTCCTACCCCTGGGTGCCGCCGGGGATTGAGATTGACCACGAAACGGTCTTCACCAGTGATGACGCGCTGCAACTGCGGTGGTTGCCCCCGTGGATTGCCATCATCGGCAGCGGTTACATCGGGCTGGAATTTGCCGACATTTACACGGCGCTGGGGTGCGAAGTGACGATGATTGAAGCGCTCGACCGCCTGATGCCCACCTTTGACCCGGATATTGCCCGCCTGGCGCAACGGGTGCTACTGGAGGAGCGCGATGTGGACACCCGTGTGGGGATGCTGGCCCAAAAAATCACGCCGGGACGCCCAGTGGTGGTGGAACTGGCCGACGCCCAGACCAAAGAACTCAAAGAAGTCCTGGAAGTGGATGCAGCGCTAGTGGCGACAGGACGCTTGCCGGCTACAGACAATCTAGGCCTAGAAAACCTGGGCATCGAGCGCCACAAACGCGGTTTTATTCCGGTGAATGAACACTTTAATGTATTGAAAAATGGGGAGCCAATTCCCACCTTGTGGGCGATTGGGGATGCGATTGGGACGATGATGCTGGCCCACGCGGCGGCAGCCCAAGGACGGGTGGCGGTGGAAAACATGGTCGGGGCCAGTAAAACGGTGAACTACCGGGCGATTCCCGCGGCGGCCTTTACCCATCCCGAAATCAGTTTCGTGGGCTTGACGGAACCGCAGGCGCAGGAATTAGGGGAAAGAGAACAATTCCCGGTCAAGGCGGTGCGCAGTTATTTCAAGGCCAATTCCAAAGCGATTGCCGAGGGGGAAGCGGAGGGGTTAGCGAAAGTGATTTACCGGCCCGATACGGGGGAACTGTTGGGGGTGCATGTGATTGGGCCACACGCGGCGGATTTGATCCAGGAAGCGGCAGCGGCCATTGCCACCCAAACGCCTGTGCATCAACTCGCAGACATTGTGCATACCCATCCCACGCTCACCGAGGTGTTGGACGAAGCGTTTAAGCGGGCAAGTTTAGATGTCATGAAATCACGCCATCAACCATGA
- a CDS encoding aspartyl/asparaginyl beta-hydroxylase domain-containing protein: protein MFKRPQDFPFTAVLEANWRVIRDEALALENKRFLAWPEKHLYDKGWEVFGLFAFGVEIAGNTRLCPQTTRLVRDIPGLVTAGFSALQPGTHIAPHTGYNDGVLRCHLALAGCAGCAIRVGDEIRTWEEGKCLVFDDTVEHEVWHRGQERRLVLLLDFYPQPQAPKNQKRWWQWWQR from the coding sequence GTGTTCAAGCGACCGCAGGATTTTCCTTTTACGGCGGTTTTGGAAGCCAACTGGCGGGTGATCCGGGACGAGGCGCTAGCGCTCGAAAATAAGCGATTTTTGGCCTGGCCGGAAAAGCATCTCTACGACAAGGGTTGGGAAGTTTTTGGCCTGTTTGCCTTTGGCGTCGAAATTGCTGGTAATACGCGCCTTTGTCCCCAAACCACTCGCCTAGTGCGGGATATTCCCGGTCTAGTGACGGCGGGTTTTTCGGCGCTGCAACCGGGGACACACATTGCTCCCCATACCGGCTATAACGACGGTGTTCTGCGCTGTCACCTGGCATTGGCCGGTTGCGCTGGTTGCGCCATCCGGGTTGGCGATGAAATCAGAACCTGGGAGGAGGGCAAGTGCCTGGTTTTCGATGACACGGTGGAACACGAGGTCTGGCATCGCGGCCAGGAGCGGCGTTTGGTTTTGCTGTTGGATTTCTATCCCCAGCCCCAAGCACCAAAAAACCAGAAACGCTGGTGGCAATGGTGGCAACGGTGA
- a CDS encoding fumarate reductase/succinate dehydrogenase flavoprotein subunit, with the protein MFTRHAPTRPQHRRSGGINAAKNYQNDGDSVWRLFYDTIKGGDFRAREANVYRLAQVSTQIIDHCVAQGVPFAREYGGLLANRSFGGTQVSRTFYARGQTGQQLLLGAYGALLRQVHRGTVTLLPRREMMDLVLIGGQARGLIVRNLVTGELERYAGHAVVLATGGYGNIYYLSTNAKSANASAVWRCHKRGAYLANPSFVQIHPTCIPATGEGQSKLTLMSESLRNDGRIWVPKIPGDPRPPHAIPPEERDYFLERLYPRYGNLVPRDIGSRAIKRICDAGYGIGRSVYLDFQDKLAHNRAEIERKYGNVFTMYQRITGENPYETPMRIYPAVHYVMGGLWVDYGLMSTIPGLFVLGEANFSDHGANRLGASALMQGLADGYFILPYTLGHFLAGFKPDPLTTDTPEFVQAHQQVRERLEALLAIQGNTTAMTLHRELGLLLWDQVGMSRSAQGLKTALEKIRDLRKRFWEEVRVPGTLTGWNQALEYAGRVADYLELAEVMVWDALLREESCGAHFREEYQTPDGEPLRDDERFCHVALWEWRDGETPVRHVEPLQFEAVRPSVRDYR; encoded by the coding sequence TTGTTTACAAGACACGCCCCGACGCGCCCACAGCATCGCCGCTCAGGGGGGATTAACGCTGCTAAAAACTACCAAAATGACGGGGACAGTGTCTGGCGCCTGTTCTACGACACGATCAAGGGGGGCGATTTTCGCGCGCGGGAAGCCAACGTTTATCGCCTGGCCCAGGTGAGCACCCAGATCATTGACCACTGCGTGGCTCAAGGGGTGCCATTTGCGCGGGAGTACGGCGGGTTGCTAGCGAACCGGTCGTTTGGGGGCACTCAGGTGTCTCGCACGTTCTATGCGCGGGGGCAAACAGGTCAGCAGTTGCTCTTGGGGGCTTACGGAGCGTTGCTGCGCCAGGTTCATCGGGGCACGGTGACGCTCTTGCCGCGCCGGGAAATGATGGATTTGGTGCTCATCGGCGGCCAAGCGCGGGGCCTCATCGTGCGCAATCTGGTGACGGGGGAACTGGAGCGCTACGCGGGCCATGCGGTGGTGCTAGCTACCGGCGGCTATGGGAACATCTACTACCTGTCCACCAACGCCAAGAGTGCCAACGCGTCGGCGGTCTGGCGCTGTCACAAGCGGGGAGCGTACCTGGCCAATCCCAGTTTCGTGCAAATTCACCCCACCTGTATTCCAGCGACGGGGGAAGGCCAATCCAAGCTCACGCTGATGAGTGAAAGCCTGCGCAACGACGGGCGCATCTGGGTGCCGAAAATTCCTGGCGACCCTCGCCCGCCCCACGCGATTCCCCCCGAAGAACGGGATTACTTTTTGGAGCGGCTCTACCCCCGCTACGGCAACCTGGTGCCACGGGATATTGGGTCGCGGGCCATCAAGCGTATCTGCGATGCAGGCTACGGCATTGGACGTTCGGTGTACTTAGATTTTCAGGACAAGTTGGCGCACAATCGCGCAGAAATTGAGCGCAAGTACGGCAATGTCTTTACCATGTACCAACGCATCACGGGCGAGAATCCCTACGAAACGCCCATGCGCATCTATCCAGCGGTGCATTATGTGATGGGGGGTCTGTGGGTGGACTATGGCTTGATGAGTACGATTCCAGGGTTGTTTGTGCTGGGAGAAGCCAATTTTTCGGACCACGGCGCCAACCGGTTGGGGGCCAGCGCGTTGATGCAAGGGTTGGCCGATGGGTATTTCATCTTGCCCTATACGCTGGGGCATTTCTTGGCTGGTTTCAAGCCCGACCCCCTGACCACCGACACTCCCGAATTTGTCCAGGCGCACCAGCAAGTGCGAGAGCGGCTGGAAGCGCTGCTGGCTATCCAGGGCAACACGACTGCCATGACGTTGCACCGGGAATTGGGGCTGCTGCTGTGGGACCAGGTGGGGATGAGTCGTTCAGCCCAAGGGTTAAAGACGGCGCTGGAGAAAATCCGGGACCTGCGCAAGCGTTTCTGGGAGGAGGTGCGGGTGCCAGGGACGCTCACGGGCTGGAACCAAGCGCTGGAGTACGCAGGACGTGTGGCCGATTACTTAGAACTGGCGGAAGTGATGGTGTGGGATGCCCTGTTGCGGGAAGAATCCTGCGGGGCGCATTTTCGGGAGGAGTACCAGACGCCTGACGGCGAGCCACTGCGGGACGATGAACGCTTTTGCCATGTGGCGTTGTGGGAGTGGCGCGATGGCGAAACACCCGTGCGTCATGTGGAACCCTTGCAGTTTGAAGCCGTTCGGCCCAGCGTGCGAGATTATCGCTAG
- the leuB gene encoding 3-isopropylmalate dehydrogenase has translation MTRRSYQIAVLPGDGIGPEIMAVTLTVLEKLGQKFGIDFVFQEALIGGAAIDQMGQPLPPETLELCRSSDGVLLGAVGGPQWDELPSHLRPEQALLGLRSGLGLFANLRPAKVFPELVNASPLKPEIVSGVDILVVRELTGGVYFGQPKGIFTTETGEQRGVNTMAYRASEIDRIGRVAFAAAQKRRKQLCSVDKANVLEVSQLWRQRMNLLAQAYPDVTLTHLYVDNAAMQLIRWPKQFDVIVTENLFGDILSDEAAMLTGSIGMLPSASLGESGPGVFEPVHGSAPDIAGKDIANPLAQILSAAMLLRYGLNEPEAADALETAVSCVLQQGYRTSDIYTEGTQRVGCRAMGEQVAAALSV, from the coding sequence ATGACCCGTCGTAGCTATCAAATCGCTGTGTTGCCAGGGGATGGCATTGGGCCAGAAATCATGGCTGTGACCTTGACGGTTTTGGAGAAATTGGGGCAAAAGTTTGGCATTGATTTTGTGTTTCAAGAGGCTTTAATTGGTGGTGCAGCGATTGACCAGATGGGCCAGCCCTTGCCTCCCGAAACCCTGGAATTATGCCGCTCCAGCGATGGGGTTTTACTGGGTGCCGTGGGGGGACCCCAATGGGACGAATTGCCCAGCCATTTGCGCCCAGAACAGGCGTTGTTGGGGCTGCGCTCGGGATTGGGGTTATTTGCTAATTTACGTCCGGCCAAGGTGTTTCCGGAACTGGTGAATGCTTCCCCTTTGAAGCCAGAAATTGTCAGCGGCGTGGATATTCTGGTGGTGCGGGAATTGACGGGGGGTGTTTATTTCGGACAACCTAAGGGCATTTTTACCACCGAAACCGGCGAGCAGCGAGGTGTGAATACGATGGCCTACCGGGCGAGTGAAATTGACCGGATTGGGCGGGTAGCCTTTGCCGCAGCGCAAAAACGCCGGAAACAACTTTGCTCTGTAGATAAAGCCAACGTTTTAGAAGTCTCCCAACTGTGGCGGCAACGAATGAATTTACTTGCCCAAGCCTATCCAGACGTGACTCTCACCCATTTATATGTGGACAACGCAGCGATGCAGTTGATTCGCTGGCCTAAGCAGTTTGACGTCATTGTGACCGAAAACTTGTTTGGCGATATTTTGTCTGACGAAGCAGCAATGTTGACTGGCAGCATCGGGATGTTGCCGTCAGCCAGTTTGGGTGAAAGCGGGCCAGGCGTCTTTGAACCTGTGCACGGGAGCGCCCCAGACATTGCCGGTAAAGACATTGCCAATCCCCTGGCACAAATTCTGAGCGCTGCGATGCTCCTGCGTTACGGATTAAACGAGCCGGAGGCCGCCGATGCCCTGGAAACTGCCGTGTCCTGCGTTCTGCAGCAGGGGTATCGCACCAGCGACATCTATACGGAAGGCACCCAGCGCGTCGGGTGTCGAGCCATGGGCGAGCAGGTTGCCGCCGCACTTTCCGTATAA
- a CDS encoding 4-hydroxy-3-methylbut-2-enyl diphosphate reductase, translated as MDPRTLRQTLRDSDRYFRMGFGREAEVEPVLQKEYQSALIQRIRSQGNTLTQGDVTIRLASAFGFCWGVERAIAMAYETRRQFPDARIWITNEIIHNPSVNENLRQMQIEFVPVGKDGKKDFSPVERGSVVILPAFGASVQEMELLYQKECIIVDTTCPWVSKVWNRVGKHRKGGYTSIIHGKYQHEETIATSSHAERYLVVLNLEEARYVANYILHGGNKEEFLEKFRNACSPGFDPDKHLERIGIANQTTMLKGETEAIGKLFEHTMLQKYGPVNLHEHFLSFNTICDATQERQDAMFELVKQPLDLIVVIGGFNSSNTTHLQEIAIEHGIPSYHIDSADRIGPGNRVQHKPLGPDLHRLEVTEPWLPEGPITVGITSGASTPDKVVADVIEKIFALKGVSANPVAEAVPA; from the coding sequence ATGGACCCCCGCACCCTCCGGCAAACGTTGCGTGATTCCGACCGTTACTTCCGCATGGGCTTCGGGCGAGAAGCGGAGGTTGAACCAGTTTTGCAAAAGGAGTACCAAAGCGCCCTGATCCAGCGCATCCGCAGCCAGGGCAACACCCTGACCCAAGGAGACGTGACCATTCGCTTGGCGAGCGCCTTTGGGTTTTGCTGGGGGGTGGAACGAGCGATTGCCATGGCCTACGAAACCCGCCGCCAGTTTCCGGACGCCCGCATTTGGATCACTAACGAAATCATCCATAACCCGTCAGTGAACGAAAACCTGCGCCAGATGCAGATAGAATTTGTGCCGGTCGGCAAAGACGGCAAAAAAGATTTCAGCCCGGTAGAGCGGGGTTCTGTTGTGATTCTGCCGGCGTTTGGGGCCAGTGTTCAGGAAATGGAACTGCTTTATCAAAAAGAATGCATTATCGTAGATACGACGTGCCCCTGGGTGTCCAAGGTCTGGAATCGCGTGGGCAAGCACCGCAAGGGGGGCTACACCTCGATTATTCATGGCAAGTATCAGCACGAGGAAACGATTGCCACCAGTTCCCATGCGGAGCGATATTTGGTTGTGTTAAACCTGGAGGAGGCCCGCTATGTGGCCAATTACATCCTGCACGGGGGCAATAAAGAAGAATTCCTAGAAAAATTCCGCAATGCCTGCTCCCCTGGCTTTGACCCGGACAAGCACCTAGAGCGCATCGGCATTGCCAACCAAACCACCATGCTCAAGGGGGAAACGGAGGCGATTGGCAAATTATTTGAACACACGATGTTGCAAAAGTATGGGCCAGTGAATTTGCATGAGCATTTCCTAAGTTTTAATACAATTTGTGATGCCACTCAGGAACGGCAAGATGCCATGTTTGAGCTGGTGAAACAGCCGTTGGATTTGATAGTGGTTATCGGCGGGTTTAATTCGTCGAATACAACCCATTTGCAAGAAATTGCCATTGAGCATGGGATTCCTTCCTACCACATTGACAGCGCCGACCGGATTGGGCCAGGCAACCGCGTGCAGCACAAACCTCTCGGTCCGGATTTGCATCGCCTAGAGGTGACCGAACCCTGGTTGCCCGAGGGACCCATTACCGTGGGCATTACCTCGGGAGCGTCCACGCCTGATAAGGTGGTGGCGGATGTGATTGAAAAAATCTTTGCCCTCAAGGGGGTAAGCGCCAACCCTGTTGCTGAAGCTGTTCCTGCTTAG
- the purE gene encoding 5-(carboxyamino)imidazole ribonucleotide mutase, which yields MPQVGIIMGSDSDLPVMQQAAQVCADFDVPYELAIVSAHRTPHRMVTYAESAHERGLRVIIAGAGGAAHLPGMVAALTPLPVIGVPIPTAHLQGLDALYSIVQMPKGIPVATVAIGNGTNAGLLAVQILASHDPALLRRVQDYRQALSQQVLAKQEQLQQQGWRLPP from the coding sequence GTGCCACAGGTTGGGATCATTATGGGCAGCGATTCGGATTTGCCGGTGATGCAGCAGGCCGCCCAGGTATGCGCTGACTTTGACGTGCCCTACGAACTGGCGATTGTCTCGGCCCATCGCACCCCCCACCGCATGGTCACTTACGCCGAATCGGCCCATGAGCGGGGCTTGCGGGTGATTATTGCTGGCGCTGGCGGAGCCGCCCATTTACCTGGCATGGTCGCGGCCTTGACCCCCTTACCGGTGATTGGCGTGCCGATTCCCACCGCGCATCTGCAGGGGTTGGATGCTCTGTACTCTATCGTGCAAATGCCCAAGGGGATTCCTGTCGCCACCGTCGCCATTGGCAATGGCACCAACGCTGGGTTGCTTGCTGTGCAAATCCTCGCCAGTCACGACCCTGCACTCCTACGCCGGGTCCAGGACTATCGGCAAGCTTTGAGCCAGCAGGTCCTTGCTAAGCAGGAACAGCTTCAGCAACAGGGTTGGCGCTTACCCCCTTGA
- a CDS encoding DUF4359 domain-containing protein, protein MGLTGVQGNPAVVKVGWGVLATVGLAAVGLAVTNPSEQQFLEYAYNTLRQELCPRLPEMLKEARQEDKLLQFFTPYLQQSCSELLLALKEPTKEFLRRNTKVQNYLVFSIYTTDLFGTRYRTLGVARQLITIPPQ, encoded by the coding sequence ATGGGTCTGACGGGCGTGCAGGGAAATCCAGCGGTGGTCAAGGTCGGTTGGGGCGTATTAGCAACTGTGGGACTTGCCGCAGTGGGGTTGGCGGTCACCAATCCGTCGGAGCAACAGTTTCTGGAATACGCCTACAACACGCTGCGACAAGAACTGTGCCCCCGTTTGCCGGAAATGCTCAAGGAAGCCAGGCAGGAAGACAAACTGCTGCAATTTTTCACGCCTTACTTGCAGCAATCCTGTAGCGAGCTGCTGTTAGCTCTCAAGGAGCCGACCAAGGAATTTCTCCGCCGCAATACGAAAGTACAAAATTACCTGGTGTTTAGCATCTATACGACGGATTTGTTTGGCACTCGTTATCGCACCCTGGGCGTTGCTCGCCAGTTGATCACCATCCCACCGCAGTAG
- a CDS encoding TIGR02652 family protein, which produces MVAPSWQYPIFGPEIPCPHCRQMIPALTLTDTYLCPRHGAFEANPETGELVHLQSGRRWRQWQQQWYRQHTHPDGIRFEIHEALDQLYSQGYRATKVTIAQRYQELMTGYLEKTTRPGEDGCHYRLYGLPVVFSPHPSEDPCWEVINFVLDKEPGTPVRYPYLRLFD; this is translated from the coding sequence GTGGTGGCACCCAGTTGGCAATATCCCATCTTTGGCCCGGAGATTCCCTGCCCCCATTGCCGGCAGATGATTCCGGCGTTGACGTTGACGGATACCTATTTGTGTCCGCGTCACGGGGCGTTTGAAGCCAACCCAGAGACGGGGGAACTGGTGCATTTGCAATCGGGACGACGCTGGCGCCAGTGGCAACAACAGTGGTACCGGCAACACACCCACCCGGACGGCATTCGCTTTGAAATTCACGAAGCCCTGGACCAGCTCTACAGCCAGGGGTACCGGGCGACGAAAGTGACGATTGCCCAGCGCTATCAGGAGTTAATGACGGGATACCTAGAAAAAACCACTCGCCCAGGGGAAGATGGCTGTCACTATCGCCTGTACGGGTTGCCAGTGGTCTTTAGTCCTCACCCCAGCGAAGACCCCTGCTGGGAAGTGATTAACTTTGTCCTAGACAAGGAACCAGGGACGCCGGTGCGGTATCCCTACCTGCGGTTGTTTGATTAA